One genomic segment of Methylocystis sp. SC2 includes these proteins:
- a CDS encoding response regulator transcription factor: protein MAPTSSIRAANDQRDGSRAARPDGADGARAAAEPDRIDVAIADKSPLILAGLDKLLSDDRRFTLVAKLTDGEEFLEAARQQKFTIAVIGWQLPTLHARDVLRALSRQVAAPKIVVYSGTNDPAAPAETLQLGGAGFVSKRAPPERLLDVLAAVAAGDMVFPFVDIRKMRSDPLENLTLRERSLLSALGSGHTNSQLAKDFGVSINTIKFHLRNLFEKLDVRNRAQAIALFLEMKHGAYPGGAGGRSMEPAGASRGRRHRSD, encoded by the coding sequence ATGGCTCCTACCTCTTCGATCAGGGCCGCGAATGACCAGAGGGACGGCTCGCGCGCCGCTCGGCCCGATGGCGCCGACGGCGCCCGCGCGGCGGCGGAGCCGGACCGCATCGACGTCGCCATCGCCGATAAGAGCCCGCTGATCCTCGCGGGGCTGGACAAGCTGCTGTCGGACGACCGCCGGTTCACGCTTGTGGCGAAGCTGACGGACGGCGAGGAGTTTCTCGAAGCGGCGCGTCAGCAGAAATTCACCATCGCCGTCATCGGCTGGCAATTGCCGACGCTGCACGCCCGCGACGTCTTGCGCGCGCTGTCGCGGCAAGTCGCGGCGCCCAAGATCGTCGTCTACAGCGGCACCAATGATCCAGCCGCGCCGGCCGAAACTCTGCAGCTCGGCGGCGCAGGCTTCGTCTCCAAGCGCGCGCCGCCGGAGCGGCTTCTGGATGTGTTGGCCGCGGTGGCGGCGGGCGACATGGTGTTTCCCTTCGTCGACATCCGCAAGATGCGCAGCGACCCGCTGGAAAATCTAACCCTGCGGGAGCGGAGCCTGTTGTCGGCGCTCGGCTCCGGCCACACCAACAGTCAGCTCGCCAAGGATTTCGGCGTCTCGATCAACACGATCAAATTCCATCTGCGCAATCTTTTCGAGAAGCTCGATGTGCGCAACCGGGCGCAGGCGATCGCGCTCTTTCTGGAGATGAAGCACGGCGCATATCCGGGCGGGGCCGGCGGGCGCAGCATGGAGCCGGCGGGCGCGTCGCGCGGAAGACGGCACCGTTCCGATTAG
- a CDS encoding DUF1190 domain-containing protein, which translates to MFKFFIIAVAVAAAGFSAYYAFRRSPVCSADGKYMATQSDCEAWGFNPDVCRQAIEKARAVVARAAPKSETMFQCEVRFSDCFEAQDGGFSPRPSFCLRPNKGADPLEVRYLEYESDRMNRKKTKEVRVE; encoded by the coding sequence ATGTTCAAGTTTTTCATCATCGCTGTCGCTGTCGCGGCCGCTGGATTTTCAGCCTACTACGCGTTCCGGCGCTCGCCCGTCTGTTCCGCCGACGGCAAGTATATGGCGACGCAAAGCGACTGCGAGGCCTGGGGCTTCAACCCCGACGTCTGCAGGCAGGCGATCGAGAAAGCGCGCGCCGTCGTGGCGCGGGCGGCGCCAAAAAGCGAAACGATGTTTCAGTGCGAGGTGCGCTTCTCGGATTGCTTCGAGGCGCAGGACGGAGGCTTTTCGCCGCGCCCGTCATTCTGCCTGCGCCCGAATAAGGGCGCCGACCCTCTGGAAGTCAGATATCTCGAATATGAATCCGACCGCATGAACCGAAAAAAGACCAAGGAAGTTCGCGTCGAGTGA
- a CDS encoding DUF3108 domain-containing protein — protein MRAAAQLFRLASRGGCAAAALSAALCAPAAAEVLRAHYALSLMGLSIGSASASGIVDAQNYRVEISMRTTGLANLINNAKGAASASGGLTAGGPSPANYANTTSNSDETRTVRMSLAGNAVRAVEVRPAPWDAEARVPVTESAKRHIVDPVSALIMRVPPGQDLTGPSACNRTISVFDGVTRFDVELAYAGDHMAQTRGYAGPVTICSARYTPIAGHRPDSSATRYMANNSDISVWLAPLPDARVVVPIHIAIGTAAGKLVIDASEFQIEQRRADFRR, from the coding sequence ATGAGAGCGGCCGCCCAGCTTTTCCGCCTCGCGTCGCGCGGCGGCTGCGCCGCCGCAGCGTTGTCGGCGGCGCTCTGCGCGCCCGCCGCCGCGGAGGTGCTCAGGGCGCACTACGCTTTGAGTCTCATGGGGCTCTCCATCGGCAGCGCATCCGCGTCCGGCATCGTCGACGCGCAGAATTATCGCGTCGAGATCTCGATGCGGACGACAGGGCTCGCCAATCTCATCAACAACGCCAAGGGCGCCGCCAGTGCGAGCGGCGGCCTGACCGCCGGCGGCCCATCGCCGGCAAATTACGCCAACACCACCTCCAACAGCGACGAGACGCGGACGGTGCGCATGTCGCTCGCCGGCAATGCGGTGCGCGCGGTGGAGGTGAGGCCCGCGCCCTGGGACGCCGAAGCGCGCGTTCCCGTGACGGAAAGCGCCAAGCGCCACATCGTGGATCCGGTCAGCGCGCTGATCATGCGCGTGCCGCCTGGACAGGATCTGACGGGTCCTTCGGCGTGCAACCGAACCATTTCCGTTTTTGACGGCGTGACGCGTTTCGACGTGGAGCTTGCCTATGCCGGCGATCACATGGCGCAAACGCGAGGATACGCCGGCCCCGTCACCATATGTTCGGCGCGTTACACCCCGATCGCCGGGCATCGCCCCGACAGCTCCGCGACGCGCTATATGGCGAACAACAGCGACATCAGCGTCTGGCTCGCGCCGCTTCCCGACGCGCGGGTGGTGGTGCCGATTCACATCGCGATCGGCACCGCCGCCGGCAAGCTCGTCATCGATGCGTCGGAGTTCCAGATCGAGCAGCGCCGCGCCGATTTCAGGCGCTGA
- the sseA gene encoding 3-mercaptopyruvate sulfurtransferase has protein sequence MSPKTDPESLFVTTAWLAERLDAPDLIILDASWHMPAAGRDAHAEFLAGHVPGAQFFDIDAIADPSTDLPHMLPEPEVFAAEMRRLGFGDGMQAVVYDSLGIFSAPRLWWTLTVFGVERVSILAGGLPAWREEGRPLEQGEARKRAPAVFTPRFDASLVADAQAVRRALDLGGPQVVDARGAARFHGWAPEPRPGLRAGHMPGALNLPFGDLLEGGRLKDKSGLEAAFSSAGVDPDAPVIATCGSGLTACLISLALAAAGRPPATVYDGSWSEWGAREDLPAIVDEQVSPID, from the coding sequence ATGTCGCCTAAAACTGATCCCGAAAGCCTTTTTGTCACCACGGCGTGGCTCGCAGAGCGTCTCGATGCGCCGGATCTCATTATCCTGGACGCGTCGTGGCACATGCCGGCGGCCGGCCGCGACGCCCACGCCGAGTTCCTTGCAGGGCATGTTCCCGGCGCGCAATTCTTCGATATAGACGCGATCGCCGATCCGTCCACCGACCTGCCGCATATGTTGCCCGAGCCCGAAGTCTTCGCGGCCGAGATGCGCCGGCTCGGATTTGGGGACGGCATGCAGGCCGTCGTCTACGACAGCCTCGGCATATTTTCCGCGCCGCGTCTCTGGTGGACGCTTACCGTCTTCGGCGTGGAACGCGTCTCGATCCTTGCGGGCGGACTTCCCGCGTGGCGGGAGGAAGGCCGTCCGCTCGAACAGGGCGAGGCGCGCAAGCGAGCGCCGGCGGTTTTTACGCCCCGTTTCGACGCAAGTCTGGTCGCCGACGCGCAGGCGGTGAGGCGCGCCCTTGATCTCGGCGGACCGCAAGTCGTCGACGCGCGCGGCGCGGCGCGTTTCCACGGCTGGGCGCCCGAGCCGCGCCCGGGCCTGCGCGCCGGCCACATGCCCGGCGCGCTGAACCTTCCGTTCGGCGATCTCCTCGAAGGCGGAAGACTAAAGGACAAGTCCGGCCTCGAAGCGGCCTTTTCCTCGGCGGGCGTCGATCCCGACGCGCCGGTCATCGCCACCTGCGGCTCCGGGCTCACGGCTTGTCTCATCAGCCTCGCGCTCGCAGCGGCGGGGCGTCCGCCGGCGACGGTGTATGACGGCTCCTGGTCGGAATGGGGCGCCCGGGAAGACCTGCCTGCGATCGTCGACGAGCAGGTATCGCCTATAGATTAG